GGCCATCCGCGTGGACGCCATCAGAACCACGATGGTACCCCCGTTGCGCGCGGCGCGGGCAAGTTCCCTCCACGGAACGCGCTTACTGCCGGCTTTGTTTTGGTCCTCGTGGCCGGTGGCGAACGCGACATAAGACCCGAGTTTGCGATGGGTGAGCGGAATGCCCGCGAATGCAGGGGCTGCGATCGCGGAGGTGATTCCTGGTATGACTTCGAAGTGAATACCAGCACGCGCTAGCGCATCAGCCTCTTCGCCTCCACGCCCGAAGATGAATGGGTCACCACCTTTGAGGCGGACCACGCGCTTCCCTTTGCGCGCGCGGTCGATCAGCAGCGCATTTAGTTTGGCCTGGGCGATCGATGCCCCGTTGCGCCTCTTTCCTGCGAAGATCAACTCGGCCTGGGAAGGGGCCAGTTGCAGCAGATCGGGATTAACCAGGGCGTCGTAAACCACGCAATCCGCTTGTCGCAGGCAATCCGCGCCGCGCAGGGTGATCAGATCGAACGCACCTGGTCCTGCGCCGACCAGGAAGACGCTGCCGCGCCGATCACTCATTCGTAATCAGCCGATCCGCGCCGCGCGCAAGCATCCGCTCACCGAGCCGCGCACCAAGCGCGTGAGCGGCGGAGGGAGCTAGGTCCACATCCAGCGGTTCTTCGACCTCATCGGACATTTCGGCCGAACCATCGGTGGAAAACAGGATCGCGCGAAGTGACACGGCGTCTTTCGCGGCCGTCGCCTTCACCCCTACCGGGGTGGCACAGGATGCACCAATCGCGGCGAGAAATGCGCGCTCCGCCGTCGTTTCGTATCGGGCACGCGAGTCGTTGAATACTGCCAGTGTGCGATCAAGCTGCGGAGACGAGCTATTCGCGAGCGTCTCGATTGCGAGTACCGCCTGCCCGCCCGCGGGGATGAAGTCACGCTCGTCCAGGGGCGTGAATCTCACGTCAACGCTATGCCCCAGCCGTCTGAGACCAGCCATCGCGATTACGATTGCGTCCAGCCGGCCTTCCGTGACCCGCCGCAGGCGGCTATCCACGTTGCCGCGCAGCGGGGAAATCTCCAGACCAGGATTGGCCTTCAGGACCTGGAAGCGCCGGCGCAAAGAAGAGGTACCTAAGCGCGCGCCGCTGGCGAGCGAAGCAAGCGGACTGCCGTCGCGCGTAACCAGGATGTCGCGCGGATCTTCGCGTTCAGAGACAGCCGCGATGCGAAACTGGGGCTCAAGAATCGCGGGCAGGTCCTTCATCGAGTGGACCGCCAGGTCGATGCGCTTTTCCAAAAGGGCCTGTTCGAGCTCGCGGATGAAAAGTCCCTTGCCCCCCACCCCGGCCAGCGAGGCACTCGCCATCCGATCGCCCGAGGTTCGAATTTCCACGACTTCTGCGCTCAAGTCCGGAACTATGCTGGCGAGCCGCGACCGGACAATCTCGGTCTGCGCGAGGGCGAGACGGCTGGGGCGCGATCCGATCCTGAGTTTGAAAGCCATTCAGGGCTCGTCGTCGTCTTCGATCGCATCGAATTCGGAATCTTCGAGATCGAACTCCCCGCAGAGCAGTCGGCGTGCAACTTCCGCCGCGTAGCTATTGTCCGCCGGGCTGTTGCCGCCCTGGCGCAGGCCGAGCAGGATGCGATGGATAAGCTTGTTGGTGAGACTGCGTGTCAGCAGTTCCACTCGTTCGCGTTCAGAAGGGCCGAGCGCTGCAATCCAGGTCTGGTTGCGGCCAAGTTCAACATCGCGCAGCCGCTCGATGCTGTAGCGGATATCCTTGATGGTCGGGACGAGATCCAGCCCGGCCATCCAGCGTTCGAAGGCTTTGAGCTCCTGCTCGACGATTTCCTCTCCCTTGTCGGCTTCCTTTTCTCGTTCCGCGCGGGACTTGTCGGCCACCTGTCCGAGGTCGTCGATGTCGTACAGGTACACGTTTCCGATCGAGTTGAGACGTTCATCGAAATTGCGCGGCACTCCCAGATCGATTAGGAACATCGGTCGGTAACGACGTTCCTTTATCACAGCGTCGAATTCCTCGGGGCCGATGATGGGCTTGGCGACCGAAATCGAGCCGATTACCACGTCCGCGATCTTCAGATAAGGGCGGTAGTTTTCGAACGGCACCGCGGTGCCACCCAGCTCCCGCGCAAGCGTCACTGCCTTGTCAAAAGTGCGCGAAGTGATGAGCAGAGATTCGATTCCGATGGTCTGGAGCTGGCGCGCCGTGAGTTCCGCCATCTTGCCTGCGCCCATCAGCATGACCGTCTTGTCGGATAGTCGGTCAAAAATCTGTCGCGCTAGAGCAACCGCCGCGGAACTGACGGAAACAGCCCCATGCCCGATCAACGTTCCCTTGCGGATGCGCTTGGCGGTCGAAAATGCTTTGTGAAATGCCCGATGGAGCACCAAGCCCACCGTGCCGGCGCGTGCCGCTTCAGCATAGGCGAGTTTCAATTGACCGAGGATTTGGGGCTCCCCGACCATCATCGAGTCGAGACTGGCACCGACGCGGAACAGATGGCGCGCTGCCTCGCGTCCCGCCATTCGATAGAGCGCGTCACCAAAAACCGGTAATTCGACTCGACGATCCTCGGCGATGAACGCTGCGAGTTCGTCAGATGCCACCGACGGATCGGCCGCGACGCCGACCATTTCGACACGATTGCAGGTTGACAGGATCGCGACCTCGCTGACCGAGGCAACGCGCTGCTTGATATTAGCCAGCGCCTGCGAAATCTCCGCCTCTGCGTAAGCGAGCCGCTCGCGGACCGCCACGGGAGCGGTGCGATGGTTTAAGCCGAGTATGAAAAGCGTCGTCTTTCCCATCGGCTTACCCGAAGCTGCCCCCGTGCTTGCCGGGAAACACCAGGCTAACGCCGACGAATGAACTGAGCAGAACTACGAAGACCGCAATCGTGAGAGCCGCCGCCCGACGTCCGCGCCATCCTACGGTCAAACGCGATTCGAGCAGGGCGGCATACAAAATCCAAATAACCAGCGACCAGGATTCTTTGGGCTCCCAGGACCAGAAATGACCCCAGGTCGCGTCGGCCCAAATGGCCCCGGTTACGATCGCCGCGCTCAACATGACGAAACCCCAGGCGAGCAGCGAATAGTTAACCCGGTCCAACTTTTCGAGACTCGGGAGGCGCTCGGTGTCGGGTTTTGGCGGCCGCTTGGCCTTAAGGCGCGATTCGTAGGCCAGGTAAACCAGGCTCACACTCGCCGCCAGGATAAACATCGCGTAGCCGACTATCGCGAGGCCCACGTGAATCGGCAGCCAGATGCTCTGCAGCGGAGCGGGCAACACCAGACGCCCGCGGGTCGTCATCGCAGTCGATACTCCCATCGCGATCGCAATCGCCGGCGCGGCATAGGCGCCGATCACGGACATTCGCAGCCGCACGATCAGCAACAGCGACGCCAGCGCAGTCACCCACGCCAGAAACGAAAGCGACTCCGCGAAATTCGCGACCGGAATATTGCCGGCCTGCAAACCGCGCGCGGCGAGATCAAGTGCATGAAGGACGGCCCCTGCGCCGAGCGCGATTATGGCCCACCCAGCCAGGCGCACCTTTCCCGACATTCTGTCCGCCAGAAACAGTATGGCGGAGAGCGCGTAGCAGGCTATAGCGGGAAGTAGCCAGAGCGATCCCATAGTTCAGGTGCCACGTGACAATTCCTCGGTGGGCTGCGGCGGGTGGAGCTTGATTCGAAGGACAGCGAGGCCGGCCCCGAGATGCTGAGTCAGTAAACGATCGATCGCGATCCAATCAGCTTGCCGAACAAGCTCCGCGATGTTGGAAGCGGCGATTGCCTGCAGAATCCGTGCTCGCTCGCGTGAATCCTGCTGCCGCTTGCGCACGTAGGATCGCGCGGCGCGCATGATTTGGGTGACGGTCTCGTACTCCGGACCGATGACCACTTGCAGGTCGCGTCGGATGCGCGAGGCGAGCGCGGGGCTCACGCCAGAAGTTGAGATCGCAATCTGCAGTTCTCCACGACGGACCACGCTCGGCGTGATGAAGTCGCACAATTCGGGTTGGTCGGCGACGTTGATGGGAACACGGAAAGCGCGCGCCTCCGCCGCAGTGGCACGATGAACTCTGAGATCGTCGGTCGCAGCGAAAGCGAGCAGACAGTCTTTAAGGTCTCCGGGTTTCCATTCGCGAGCGATGTGCTCAACCGCATTGGTAGACGCGAGTCTCTGCAACTCCGCGGTGAGTTTCGGGCTGATCACGCAAACCCGAGCGCCCGCCTCCAGCAGCGCCGCGACCTTACGCTCGGCGACCTCGCCTCCGCCGACCACCACGCATCGGCGGCCGTCAAGGTTCATGGATATCGGCAGGTAGCCCATTCGACCAAGAAATTCTAATACAGCGTCTAGATGTGAGACAGTCCCGCTCGAGTCGAAGGCCTTGAGGCTCGCCGGGGAAACTGACACCGCAGGACCAAGCCGCAACCGGCTGGCTTTGCTCGGCGATGCGCCCGTCACCATCGTCCGCAGAACCGCACGCTCGCGCCATCGACGGAGAGCGATAGGCGCCGGCTCCTGGCCCTAAGACCAATCAATAGAGTGCGACGGCTGGGGAAGAGCATCAAGTTTCGAACTCAATCTTGGCGCAGCTAGAAACGGGGTCGAAGCCGGTCGAAAGACGATCGCCTTGGTCTGGCTGGCAGGAAAACCTCATGGGGGACCATGCGGCAGCCGCACGACAAAGTTGGTTCCGCCTTCTCGGGACGAGCTTACGACGATCGTGCCACCGTGTGCGGCAGCTATCTCGCTCACAATGAACAGCCCCAGTCCTGTGGAATCTGGTCTGGAGCTGGCGCGCCGAGTGAGAGGGTCAAAAATGGTCGGGAGCAGATCTTCCGGTATCAGCGGGCCTCGGTTGTGAACTTGAATGACAACGAAACTTTCATCGCCGCGGACAGTAACTTTGACGCTTTTGCCGTCGCCGTGCCGAATCGCATTGATTAGCAGGTTGGAGACCATCTGCTTTAGTCTCTCACCATCCCACTCCCCGTCCAGATGGCCGCCTGCCTCGAAATCGATCGCGCTCGCTGGATTGGCCAAGCGAACCTCGTCAACGACTTCACCAACGGCCACTCCTGCATTCCCCCTCGCGATGGTCAATGGCATCGGATTACCAAGGCGGCCGCGCGCGAAATCGAGTATGTCGCGCGACATTCCCTCCAGGCGTCGAGCGCTCCTTGAGATTGACGCAACTATTTTGAGCTGTTGTTCGTTCACTGGGTGCTGCTTGGCTAGAACATTCGCGCCCATGACAATGGCGTTTATCGGGTTTCGCAGGTCGTGTCCCAGGATGCCGATAAAACGGTCGCGGTATTGGCTTTCCCGCTCCTTGTATTCGACCACCGCCGCCGTGATGTTCTCGTCCACGATTTCGGAAAATCTCGCCACTTCGGCAGCGCCTACTTCGAAGCCACTCGAATCAAGGATTTGCCAAAGATGCACAACGCGGGCTCGCAGCACACAATATTCCGCTGCGATCTGGGCCAGGTCGAAGCCTGAGTCGATCCGAATCTTTACATGGGCAGCAGTTACAGACTGGGTGGGACTCGGTTCACCCTCGATCGCGGCTACCAGGCGCTGCTCCACGGGTGGAGCGGAAGCTTCCATCCGGTCGGCGATAAATTTGAGAATCGAAGGAGCGTGATCGCGCAGAATCCATCTCGGCAAAGCAGCATCGCTTATTTTGCTCGCGAAATCTTCCCATTCTCGAAGGATCCGGTCGCGATTGATCCTGATGAACTCTGCCAGCGTCATTGTGGTTGACCTAAGCCGATCTTGTCTTACAGGCAGCGCACGGTAAGCTTCTCCCGCCCGACAACTTTGCGAACATGTGGGCCCTTCAGCGTCTTGGAAGGGCAAAAACGCCCTATTCGGGGCCTTTTCGGGAATTGCACCGCAGCTCGGCTACTTGAATTTACCATGTTCATGATGGGTTCTGCTTTGCGAAAGGGAGCTCACCCAAAGTGCCTATGCGAGCACGCGAGACCGCGAGCAAACCAAGATTGCGGGCCTTTGACAGACAATCGCGAAAGGACCTACTTCGATTAATGAACGAGCTCGGGGCACTTCTCTGAGACTCTGCAAACCTCGAATCACGAGACCAGGGCGATGGCATTTCCTGATTTCTGTGCAGCAAAATTTTCGCGATCATCCGCTCTTTTCTTGATATTTGAAAATAGGGGTCGCGTAAGCGGCCTTCCGGTGGCTTGGTTTGTGGTCGCCGAGGAGTTGCTGCGGCAGTCAGGGTCGCTTCGCGCCGCTGTCACAGACCAGGAACCTCTGACATGAGCGGGGACCAATCGATTTCTCAAGACGCGCTTTCGTTCCTCGAAGGCAGCGGCGAGATGCGCGAACTCATCCGCGAGTTCGACTGGGCGAGCACCCCGATAGGACCCATAAAACACTGGTCGGCGGCGCTAGTAACCACCATCCGCATCGTACTGGCCAACCGCTTCCCCCACATCCTGTGGTGGGGACCTGACTATATACAATTGTATAACGACGCCTACGCTCCGATTCCGGGAGCAAAACACCCAAAAAAAGCTTTAGGCAGGCCTGCGCGCGACTGCTGGCCAGAAATCTGGCACATTATCGGACCCCTCATCGATAGGCCCTTTCGCGGCGG
The window above is part of the Candidatus Binataceae bacterium genome. Proteins encoded here:
- the hemC gene encoding hydroxymethylbilane synthase — protein: MAFKLRIGSRPSRLALAQTEIVRSRLASIVPDLSAEVVEIRTSGDRMASASLAGVGGKGLFIRELEQALLEKRIDLAVHSMKDLPAILEPQFRIAAVSEREDPRDILVTRDGSPLASLASGARLGTSSLRRRFQVLKANPGLEISPLRGNVDSRLRRVTEGRLDAIVIAMAGLRRLGHSVDVRFTPLDERDFIPAGGQAVLAIETLANSSSPQLDRTLAVFNDSRARYETTAERAFLAAIGASCATPVGVKATAAKDAVSLRAILFSTDGSAEMSDEVEEPLDVDLAPSAAHALGARLGERMLARGADRLITNE
- the hemA gene encoding glutamyl-tRNA reductase, with translation MGKTTLFILGLNHRTAPVAVRERLAYAEAEISQALANIKQRVASVSEVAILSTCNRVEMVGVAADPSVASDELAAFIAEDRRVELPVFGDALYRMAGREAARHLFRVGASLDSMMVGEPQILGQLKLAYAEAARAGTVGLVLHRAFHKAFSTAKRIRKGTLIGHGAVSVSSAAVALARQIFDRLSDKTVMLMGAGKMAELTARQLQTIGIESLLITSRTFDKAVTLARELGGTAVPFENYRPYLKIADVVIGSISVAKPIIGPEEFDAVIKERRYRPMFLIDLGVPRNFDERLNSIGNVYLYDIDDLGQVADKSRAEREKEADKGEEIVEQELKAFERWMAGLDLVPTIKDIRYSIERLRDVELGRNQTWIAALGPSERERVELLTRSLTNKLIHRILLGLRQGGNSPADNSYAAEVARRLLCGEFDLEDSEFDAIEDDDEP
- the ccsB gene encoding c-type cytochrome biogenesis protein CcsB, which encodes MSGKVRLAGWAIIALGAGAVLHALDLAARGLQAGNIPVANFAESLSFLAWVTALASLLLIVRLRMSVIGAYAAPAIAIAMGVSTAMTTRGRLVLPAPLQSIWLPIHVGLAIVGYAMFILAASVSLVYLAYESRLKAKRPPKPDTERLPSLEKLDRVNYSLLAWGFVMLSAAIVTGAIWADATWGHFWSWEPKESWSLVIWILYAALLESRLTVGWRGRRAAALTIAVFVVLLSSFVGVSLVFPGKHGGSFG
- a CDS encoding bifunctional precorrin-2 dehydrogenase/sirohydrochlorin ferrochelatase → MNLDGRRCVVVGGGEVAERKVAALLEAGARVCVISPKLTAELQRLASTNAVEHIAREWKPGDLKDCLLAFAATDDLRVHRATAAEARAFRVPINVADQPELCDFITPSVVRRGELQIAISTSGVSPALASRIRRDLQVVIGPEYETVTQIMRAARSYVRKRQQDSRERARILQAIAASNIAELVRQADWIAIDRLLTQHLGAGLAVLRIKLHPPQPTEELSRGT
- a CDS encoding HAMP domain-containing sensor histidine kinase, which codes for MTLAEFIRINRDRILREWEDFASKISDAALPRWILRDHAPSILKFIADRMEASAPPVEQRLVAAIEGEPSPTQSVTAAHVKIRIDSGFDLAQIAAEYCVLRARVVHLWQILDSSGFEVGAAEVARFSEIVDENITAAVVEYKERESQYRDRFIGILGHDLRNPINAIVMGANVLAKQHPVNEQQLKIVASISRSARRLEGMSRDILDFARGRLGNPMPLTIARGNAGVAVGEVVDEVRLANPASAIDFEAGGHLDGEWDGERLKQMVSNLLINAIRHGDGKSVKVTVRGDESFVVIQVHNRGPLIPEDLLPTIFDPLTRRASSRPDSTGLGLFIVSEIAAAHGGTIVVSSSREGGTNFVVRLPHGPP